One segment of Streptomyces sp. XD-27 DNA contains the following:
- a CDS encoding serine hydrolase → MESLRLIENWPVPTAAAAVVTADGAVAGSYGPTGHRFPLASVTKPLAAYAALVAVEEGAVELDEPAGPDGATVRHLLAHTSGLAFDEHRVMAAPGTRRMYSNAGFEVLGDHIAKATGIPFAEYLREAVLEPLGMAATALPGSPAKDGVSTVDDLVRFAAELQAPRLLAPETVAEATSVVHPGLTGILPGYGHQRPNDWGLGFEIRDAKTPHWTGGSSSPRTYGHFGQSGTFLWVDPKAGAACVALTDRAFGPWAVEAWPAFTDAVLAELRAG, encoded by the coding sequence ATGGAGAGCCTGCGACTGATCGAGAACTGGCCCGTGCCCACGGCGGCGGCCGCCGTGGTGACGGCGGACGGCGCCGTGGCCGGATCGTACGGCCCCACCGGACACCGGTTCCCGCTCGCCTCGGTCACCAAGCCGCTCGCCGCGTACGCCGCGCTGGTGGCCGTCGAGGAGGGCGCGGTGGAGTTGGACGAGCCGGCCGGTCCCGACGGCGCCACGGTGCGGCACCTGCTCGCCCACACCTCGGGCCTCGCCTTCGACGAGCACCGGGTGATGGCCGCGCCGGGCACCCGCCGGATGTACTCGAACGCGGGCTTCGAGGTGCTCGGCGACCACATCGCCAAGGCGACGGGCATCCCGTTCGCCGAGTATCTGCGCGAGGCGGTCCTGGAGCCGCTCGGCATGGCCGCGACCGCGCTGCCGGGCTCCCCCGCCAAGGACGGCGTGTCGACCGTCGACGACCTGGTCCGCTTCGCGGCGGAGCTCCAGGCCCCGCGGCTGCTGGCGCCGGAGACCGTCGCCGAGGCGACCTCGGTGGTCCACCCCGGGCTGACCGGCATCCTGCCCGGCTACGGCCACCAGAGGCCGAACGACTGGGGGCTGGGCTTCGAGATCCGCGACGCGAAGACGCCGCACTGGACGGGTGGTTCGTCCTCGCCGCGGACGTACGGACATTTCGGGCAGTCGGGGACGTTCCTGTGGGTGGACCCGAAGGCGGGGGCGGCGTGCGTGGCGCTGACCGACCGGGCCTTCGGGCCGTGGGCGGTCGAAGCGTGGCCCGCGTTCACGGACGCGGTCCTGGCCGAGCTGCGCGCGGGATAG
- a CDS encoding DUF4429 domain-containing protein — MGDVLAGFHTVWEFDTDSVLIRFERGIRTPKLLQALGERRIPYEALAAVELAPGKRGTVVLRAVPRPGADPLMEAADGQLKDAYDPYRLVLPGAREALAEYYAEEIRTALGPAAATPAEDHLVAAPAPPMAFKAYDGKASYDGKAVSFRWFWTGASSAKWKAGDQRFTIDELAGVEWRSPEGRGSGGGSAKTGNGSAKAGNGSSGSGSAKDDGNGHLRLLGRAFGEQPTAADQDPAAVVFGMGYGLVHESLPFAAAVLEAVRAAGPGGAPLPGDQPTALVTAPSRRDPADIADRIRHLGELHSAGLLTDDEFSTKKAELLAQL; from the coding sequence ATGGGTGATGTGCTGGCCGGTTTTCACACCGTCTGGGAGTTCGACACCGACTCCGTGCTCATCCGCTTCGAACGGGGGATTCGTACACCGAAACTGCTCCAGGCTCTCGGTGAGCGCCGGATCCCCTACGAGGCGCTGGCCGCCGTGGAGCTCGCTCCCGGCAAGCGGGGGACGGTGGTGCTGCGGGCTGTGCCGCGGCCCGGCGCCGATCCGCTGATGGAGGCCGCGGACGGCCAGCTCAAGGATGCCTACGACCCCTACCGGCTGGTCCTGCCCGGCGCGCGCGAGGCCCTCGCCGAGTACTACGCGGAGGAGATACGCACCGCCCTCGGCCCCGCCGCCGCGACCCCCGCCGAGGACCACCTGGTGGCCGCCCCCGCGCCCCCGATGGCCTTCAAGGCGTACGACGGCAAGGCGTCGTACGACGGCAAGGCGGTGTCCTTCCGCTGGTTCTGGACCGGCGCCTCGTCCGCGAAGTGGAAGGCCGGAGACCAGCGCTTCACCATCGACGAGCTGGCCGGGGTCGAGTGGCGCTCCCCGGAGGGCCGGGGGTCCGGGGGCGGCTCCGCCAAGACCGGAAACGGTTCCGCCAAGGCCGGAAACGGTTCCTCCGGCTCCGGCTCCGCCAAGGACGACGGCAACGGGCATCTGCGGCTGCTCGGCCGCGCGTTCGGCGAGCAGCCGACGGCGGCGGACCAGGACCCGGCCGCCGTCGTCTTCGGCATGGGGTACGGCCTGGTGCACGAGTCGCTGCCGTTCGCCGCGGCCGTCCTGGAAGCGGTCCGCGCCGCGGGCCCGGGCGGCGCCCCGCTGCCCGGTGACCAGCCCACCGCGCTGGTCACCGCCCCGTCCCGGCGCGACCCGGCCGACATCGCCGACCGCATCCGGCACCTGGGGGAGCTGCACTCGGCGGGGCTGCTGACGGATGACGAGTTCAGCACGAAGAAGGCCGAGCTGCTGGCACAGCTCTGA
- a CDS encoding alpha/beta hydrolase has translation MTSFPGLGSSSPSTTAWRTLLALAVVFVLLAITGWTAIRHHNGTMDPRAQELSAWRQGSVSGRPLPDPNTEPRQLSRFFESLTPAQQTRLVLRYPLVVGNLNGAPVSLRYQANRRALIQARNVEQQRTHDSALTPYGRSDARRRMHRYESMLSPGRQILAFDPAGSGRAAEVFGDLAHARRVAVVVPGVDTDILTFQKTARPETSVLGMARAVHRAERSLRPGGAHAVIAWADYTSPDGTNLESATGKRASEGALRLRALVNGLPERSRVALLCHSYGSVVCGVAARDLSRKVTDIAVAGSPGMRAEHASDLGTTARVWAMRDAGDWIEDVPNLEVGGLGHGADPVSPAFGARVLSADGAHGHSGYFVPGTESLANFARLGVGDIHTVTCANGDDCRSGPT, from the coding sequence GTGACTTCCTTCCCGGGGCTCGGTTCCTCCTCTCCTTCCACCACGGCCTGGCGCACGCTGCTCGCGCTGGCTGTGGTGTTCGTGCTGCTCGCGATCACCGGCTGGACGGCGATCCGGCACCACAACGGGACCATGGACCCGCGCGCCCAGGAGCTCTCCGCCTGGCGACAGGGCTCCGTCAGCGGACGGCCCCTGCCCGACCCGAACACCGAACCCCGGCAGCTGTCCCGGTTCTTCGAGTCGCTCACCCCGGCCCAGCAGACCCGGCTGGTGCTCCGCTATCCGCTGGTCGTGGGCAACCTCAACGGCGCTCCCGTGAGCCTGCGTTACCAGGCCAACCGGCGCGCCCTCATCCAGGCGCGGAACGTGGAGCAGCAGCGCACCCACGACAGCGCGCTGACCCCGTACGGCCGGTCCGACGCGCGGCGCCGGATGCACCGGTACGAGTCGATGCTGAGCCCCGGCCGGCAGATCCTCGCCTTCGACCCGGCCGGGTCCGGCCGGGCCGCCGAGGTCTTCGGCGACCTCGCCCACGCGCGGCGGGTCGCCGTCGTGGTGCCCGGAGTGGACACCGACATCCTCACCTTCCAGAAGACCGCGCGGCCCGAGACCTCCGTGCTCGGGATGGCCCGCGCCGTCCACCGCGCCGAGCGGTCCCTGCGGCCGGGCGGCGCCCACGCGGTCATCGCGTGGGCGGACTACACCTCGCCGGACGGCACCAACCTCGAGTCGGCCACCGGCAAGCGGGCCTCCGAGGGAGCCCTGCGGCTGCGCGCCCTGGTCAACGGCCTGCCGGAGCGCTCCCGGGTCGCGCTGCTGTGCCACAGCTACGGCTCCGTGGTGTGCGGCGTGGCCGCCCGCGACCTGTCCCGGAAGGTCACCGACATCGCGGTGGCGGGCAGCCCGGGGATGCGCGCCGAGCACGCCTCGGACCTGGGCACGACGGCGCGGGTGTGGGCGATGCGGGATGCCGGGGACTGGATCGAGGACGTACCGAACCTGGAGGTCGGGGGCCTGGGGCACGGGGCGGACCCGGTCTCCCCGGCCTTCGGGGCGCGGGTACTCTCCGCCGACGGAGCCCACGGGCACTCCGGCTACTTCGTGCCCGGCACCGAGAGCCTTGCCAACTTCGCCAGACTCGGCGTGGGCGACATCCACACGGTGACCTGCGCGAACGGCGACGATTGCCGCTCCGGGCCGACCTGA
- a CDS encoding DUF3145 domain-containing protein codes for MTTRGVLYVHSAPRALCPHVEWAIAGVLGVRVTLDWIKQPAAPGTWRAEFSWQGQVGTASKLASALRGWHLLRFEVTAEPCATAEGERYSSTPELGIFHAVTGIHGDILIPEDRLRAALARSTRGETELADEVAKLLGKPWDDELEPFRYAGEGAPVRWLHQVV; via the coding sequence GTGACGACACGTGGAGTTCTGTACGTGCACTCCGCCCCGCGCGCGCTGTGTCCCCATGTCGAATGGGCCATCGCGGGCGTCCTCGGCGTGCGCGTCACCCTCGACTGGATCAAACAGCCCGCCGCGCCCGGCACCTGGCGTGCCGAATTCTCCTGGCAGGGCCAGGTCGGCACCGCCTCCAAACTCGCCTCCGCGCTCCGCGGCTGGCACCTGCTGCGCTTCGAGGTGACCGCCGAGCCCTGCGCCACCGCCGAGGGCGAGCGCTACAGCTCCACCCCCGAACTCGGCATCTTCCACGCCGTCACCGGCATCCACGGCGACATCCTCATCCCCGAGGACCGGCTGCGTGCCGCGCTGGCCCGCTCCACCCGCGGCGAGACCGAGCTGGCGGACGAGGTCGCCAAACTGCTGGGCAAGCCCTGGGACGACGAGCTGGAGCCCTTCCGGTACGCGGGCGAGGGCGCCCCGGTCCGCTGGCTGCACCAGGTCGTCTGA
- a CDS encoding acyl carrier protein, with amino-acid sequence MAATQEEIVAGLAEIVNEIAGIPVEDVQTDKSFTDDLDVDSLSMVEVVVAAEERFDVKIPDDDVKNLKTVGDATKYILDNQA; translated from the coding sequence ATGGCCGCCACGCAGGAAGAGATCGTCGCGGGTCTCGCGGAGATCGTGAACGAGATCGCGGGCATCCCGGTCGAGGACGTCCAGACGGACAAGTCCTTCACCGACGACCTGGACGTCGACTCGCTGTCCATGGTCGAGGTCGTCGTCGCCGCCGAGGAGCGCTTCGACGTGAAGATCCCGGACGACGACGTCAAGAACCTCAAGACCGTCGGCGACGCAACCAAGTACATTCTGGACAACCAGGCCTGA
- a CDS encoding ACP S-malonyltransferase, protein MLVLVAPGQGAQTPGFLTPWLDLPGVEDRLRAWSAAIDLDLVHYGTKADEDAIRDTAVAQPLLVAASLVSARQLFPTAEDFSRLVGAAAGHSVGELAAAALTGVLPEEAAMGLVRKRGLAMAEAAAVTETGMSALLGGEQEIVLPHLEKLGLTPANVNGAGQIVAAGTAEQLAALAEDKPEGTRKVVALKVAGAFHTQHMAPAVAALEAAVTELAVADPRTAYVSNKDGRVVSSGQDVVQRLVGQVANPVRWDRCMETFKELGVTAIIEVAPGGTLVGLAKRALPGVKTLALKTPDNLDAARELIAEHAAPAE, encoded by the coding sequence GTGCTCGTACTCGTCGCTCCCGGCCAAGGCGCCCAGACGCCAGGCTTCCTGACCCCCTGGCTCGACCTCCCCGGTGTCGAAGACCGGCTCCGTGCGTGGTCGGCCGCCATCGACCTGGACCTGGTCCACTACGGCACGAAGGCCGATGAGGACGCGATCCGCGACACCGCCGTCGCCCAGCCCCTGCTGGTCGCGGCGTCGCTGGTCTCCGCCCGGCAGCTGTTCCCGACGGCGGAGGACTTCTCCCGCCTCGTGGGCGCGGCCGCCGGCCACAGCGTCGGTGAGCTGGCCGCCGCCGCGCTGACCGGCGTGCTGCCCGAAGAGGCCGCCATGGGGCTCGTACGCAAGCGGGGCCTGGCCATGGCCGAGGCCGCCGCCGTCACCGAGACCGGCATGTCCGCGCTGCTGGGCGGCGAGCAGGAGATCGTCCTCCCGCACCTGGAGAAGCTGGGCCTGACCCCGGCGAACGTGAACGGCGCGGGCCAGATCGTGGCCGCCGGTACCGCCGAGCAGCTGGCCGCGCTCGCCGAGGACAAGCCCGAGGGCACCCGCAAGGTCGTCGCGCTCAAGGTGGCCGGCGCCTTCCACACGCAGCACATGGCCCCGGCCGTCGCGGCCCTGGAGGCCGCGGTCACCGAGCTGGCCGTGGCCGACCCGCGCACGGCTTACGTCTCCAACAAGGACGGCCGGGTCGTCTCCTCGGGGCAGGACGTCGTCCAGCGCCTGGTCGGCCAGGTCGCCAACCCGGTCCGCTGGGACCGGTGCATGGAGACCTTCAAGGAGCTGGGCGTCACCGCGATCATCGAGGTGGCGCCGGGCGGCACACTGGTCGGCCTGGCCAAGCGCGCCCTGCCCGGCGTCAAGACCCTCGCCCTCAAGACTCCGGACAACCTCGACGCGGCCCGCGAGCTGATCGCCGAGCACGCCGCACCGGCCGAATAG
- a CDS encoding CdaR family transcriptional regulator: MPEPAAKPDHPHSATLRRLEKSSGKLAASAIARMDEQLPWYRAMPPENRSWIGLVAQAGIAAFTEWFRHPEAPQAISTDVFGTAPRELTRAITLRQTVEMVRTTIEVMESAIDDVAAPGDESVLREALLVYAREIAFATAQVYAQAAEARGAWDARLESLVVNAVLSGEADEGALSRAAALGWNSPEHVIVVLGTAPDGDSELTVEAIRRAARHAKLQVLTGVLGDRLVVIAGGSDNPLHTAKALIGPFAPGPVVAGPVVSDLLAATRSAGAAAAGLKACAAWPDAPRPVLADDLLPERAMAGDPAAREQLVEEIYRPLEEAGSALLETLSVYLEQASSLEGAARMLFVHPNTVRYRLRRVTDVTGWSPSDVRSAFTLRIALILGRLADGETPS, encoded by the coding sequence GTGCCTGAACCCGCAGCGAAGCCCGATCACCCGCATTCCGCGACCTTGCGCCGCCTGGAGAAGTCCTCCGGAAAGCTGGCCGCCAGCGCCATCGCCCGTATGGACGAGCAGCTGCCGTGGTACCGCGCCATGCCCCCGGAGAACCGCTCCTGGATCGGGCTGGTCGCCCAGGCGGGCATCGCGGCCTTCACGGAGTGGTTCCGGCACCCGGAGGCGCCGCAGGCCATCAGCACCGACGTCTTCGGTACGGCGCCGCGCGAGCTCACCCGGGCGATCACCCTGCGGCAGACCGTGGAGATGGTCCGCACGACCATCGAGGTCATGGAGTCCGCGATCGACGACGTGGCGGCTCCGGGGGACGAGTCGGTGCTGCGCGAGGCGCTGCTGGTGTACGCGCGGGAGATCGCGTTCGCCACCGCCCAGGTGTACGCGCAGGCGGCCGAGGCGCGCGGCGCCTGGGACGCCCGACTGGAGTCCCTGGTGGTCAACGCGGTGCTGTCGGGCGAGGCGGACGAGGGGGCGCTGTCCCGGGCCGCCGCACTGGGCTGGAACTCGCCGGAGCATGTGATCGTGGTGCTGGGTACGGCACCGGACGGGGACAGCGAGCTGACCGTGGAGGCGATCCGGCGGGCCGCGCGGCACGCCAAGCTCCAGGTCCTCACCGGGGTACTCGGGGACCGTCTCGTGGTGATCGCGGGCGGCTCGGACAATCCGCTGCACACGGCGAAGGCGCTGATCGGCCCGTTCGCGCCGGGCCCGGTGGTGGCCGGTCCGGTGGTGTCCGACCTGCTCGCCGCCACCCGCTCCGCGGGCGCCGCGGCCGCCGGTCTCAAGGCGTGCGCGGCCTGGCCGGACGCGCCGCGCCCGGTGCTGGCGGACGACCTGCTGCCGGAGCGCGCGATGGCCGGCGACCCGGCCGCGCGCGAGCAGTTGGTAGAGGAGATCTACAGACCGCTGGAGGAGGCGGGCTCGGCGCTGCTGGAGACGCTCAGCGTCTATCTGGAGCAGGCGAGCAGTCTGGAAGGCGCGGCCCGGATGCTCTTCGTCCACCCCAACACCGTCCGCTACCGGCTGCGACGTGTGACCGATGTCACCGGATGGTCACCCTCCGATGTCCGGTCGGCGTTCACCCTGCGCATCGCGCTCATCCTGGGCCGTCTCGCGGATGGGGAGACCCCGAGCTAA
- a CDS encoding aldo/keto reductase: protein MSNETIATARLGTDGPEVGVQGLGCMGMSHAYGPTDEAEARATLERALELGVTLFDTADMYGFGRNEEFLSPFVRARRDEVVLATKFAIVRREDDPSYQEIRNDRAYIRQSIEGSLRRLGVDHVDLYYMHRRDLEVPIEETVGAMAELVAEGKVKHLGLSEVSGGELRAAHAVHPIAAVQSEWSLFSRDVEENVVAAAAELGVAFVPYSPLGRGFLTGAFTDAGKELGAADFRSTQPRFTGDNAAANAALLAPVRQVAEAHGVSLAQVALAWVQQRAEAHGLAVVPIPGTRKRTRLAENTAATRLRLTEEELGLLEPIAGKVAGGRYADMGFTSAGRE, encoded by the coding sequence ATGAGCAACGAGACGATAGCCACCGCCCGCCTCGGCACCGACGGCCCGGAGGTCGGCGTGCAGGGCCTGGGCTGCATGGGCATGTCCCACGCGTACGGGCCGACGGACGAGGCGGAGGCGCGGGCGACGCTGGAGCGGGCCCTGGAACTGGGCGTCACGCTCTTCGACACCGCGGACATGTACGGCTTCGGGCGGAACGAGGAGTTCCTCTCCCCGTTCGTGCGGGCCCGCCGGGACGAGGTGGTCCTGGCCACCAAGTTCGCCATCGTCCGGCGCGAGGACGACCCGTCGTACCAGGAGATCCGCAACGACCGGGCGTACATCCGCCAGTCGATCGAGGGCAGCCTGCGGCGGCTCGGCGTCGACCACGTCGACCTGTACTACATGCACCGGCGCGATCTCGAGGTGCCGATCGAGGAGACCGTCGGCGCGATGGCCGAGCTGGTCGCCGAGGGCAAGGTGAAGCACCTCGGGCTGAGCGAGGTCTCCGGCGGCGAGCTGCGCGCGGCGCACGCGGTGCACCCGATCGCGGCCGTGCAGTCGGAGTGGTCGCTGTTCAGCAGGGACGTGGAGGAGAACGTCGTGGCGGCGGCCGCGGAGCTGGGCGTGGCCTTCGTGCCGTACTCCCCACTCGGCCGCGGCTTCCTGACCGGCGCGTTCACGGACGCGGGCAAGGAACTGGGCGCGGCCGACTTCCGCAGCACGCAGCCGCGCTTCACGGGCGACAACGCCGCCGCCAACGCCGCGCTGCTGGCGCCGGTGCGGCAGGTTGCCGAGGCGCACGGCGTCTCGCTCGCGCAGGTCGCGCTGGCCTGGGTGCAGCAGCGGGCCGAGGCGCACGGGCTGGCCGTGGTGCCGATCCCGGGCACCCGCAAGCGGACCAGGCTGGCGGAGAACACCGCGGCGACGCGGCTGCGGCTGACCGAGGAGGAGCTGGGCCTCCTGGAGCCGATCGCGGGCAAGGTCGCGGGCGGCCGCTACGCCGACATGGGCTTCACATCGGCGGGCCGCGAGTAG
- a CDS encoding ketoacyl-ACP synthase III — MTAKIKPGKGSPYARIMGVGGYRPTRVVPNDEILKHIDSSDEWIRTRSGIATRHWAGPDETVASMSVEAGGKAIADAGITPEQIGAVIVSTVSHFKQTPAVATEIAHLIGAGKPAAFDISAGCAGFGYGLTLAKGLVVEGSAEYVLVIGVERLSDLTDLTDRATAFLFGDGAGAVVVGPAKEPAIGPTVWGSEGDKSDTIMQTLPWDVYRDAESASDVRFPAITQEGQAVFRWAVFEMAKVAQQALDAAGVEAKDLDVFIPHQANMRIIDSMIKTLKLPEHVTVARDVETTGNTSAASIPLAMERLLATGQAKSGDTALVIGFGAGLVYAATVVTLP, encoded by the coding sequence ATGACCGCGAAGATCAAGCCCGGCAAGGGTTCCCCGTACGCCCGCATCATGGGTGTCGGCGGCTACCGCCCCACCCGGGTGGTGCCGAACGACGAGATCCTCAAGCACATCGACTCCTCCGACGAGTGGATCCGCACCCGCTCCGGAATCGCCACCCGGCACTGGGCCGGTCCGGACGAGACCGTCGCCTCGATGTCCGTCGAGGCGGGCGGCAAGGCGATCGCCGACGCCGGGATCACCCCGGAGCAGATCGGGGCCGTCATCGTCTCGACCGTCTCGCACTTCAAGCAGACCCCGGCCGTCGCGACCGAGATCGCGCACCTGATCGGCGCGGGCAAGCCGGCCGCGTTCGACATCTCCGCGGGCTGCGCCGGGTTCGGCTACGGCCTCACCCTCGCCAAGGGCCTGGTGGTCGAGGGCAGCGCCGAGTACGTGCTGGTCATCGGCGTCGAGCGACTGTCGGACCTGACCGACCTGACGGACCGTGCCACGGCCTTCCTGTTCGGCGACGGTGCGGGCGCGGTCGTCGTCGGCCCCGCCAAGGAGCCCGCCATCGGCCCGACCGTGTGGGGCTCGGAGGGCGACAAGTCCGACACGATCATGCAGACGCTGCCCTGGGACGTGTACCGCGACGCGGAGTCCGCCTCCGACGTGCGCTTCCCGGCCATCACCCAGGAGGGCCAGGCGGTCTTCCGCTGGGCGGTGTTCGAGATGGCGAAGGTCGCCCAGCAGGCGCTGGACGCGGCCGGGGTGGAGGCGAAGGACCTCGACGTCTTCATCCCGCACCAGGCCAACATGCGGATCATCGACTCGATGATCAAAACCCTCAAGCTGCCGGAGCACGTCACGGTCGCCCGTGACGTGGAGACGACCGGCAACACCTCGGCAGCCTCCATTCCGCTCGCCATGGAGCGGCTGTTGGCGACCGGGCAGGCGAAGAGCGGTGACACCGCGCTCGTCATCGGCTTCGGGGCGGGTCTCGTCTACGCAGCGACGGTCGTTACCCTCCCTTAG
- a CDS encoding pirin-like bicupin family protein translates to MIWVQRADERYRGGDEAGTETRHAFSFSGFYDPDNVRFGMLAACNEERLEAGAGFAEHPHRDMEIITWVIEGELTHEDSTGHRTVVRPGDVQRLSAGSGVRHVERNAGPAPLRFVQMWLTPAEFGGEPSYEVVRGIPDDTPYAVPRAEAVFHVRRLPEGARTALPLAPWVYAHVVRGTVRIAGERLGPGDAARIDDAEGLDAVAVGDAEFLVWEMHTEPVYG, encoded by the coding sequence GTGATCTGGGTTCAGCGGGCCGACGAGCGCTACCGGGGCGGTGACGAGGCGGGCACCGAGACCCGCCACGCCTTCTCCTTCTCGGGTTTCTACGATCCCGACAACGTGCGGTTCGGGATGCTGGCGGCGTGCAACGAGGAGCGGCTCGAAGCCGGCGCCGGGTTCGCCGAGCACCCGCACCGCGACATGGAGATCATCACCTGGGTCATCGAGGGCGAGCTCACCCATGAGGACTCCACCGGCCACCGGACGGTGGTGCGCCCCGGCGACGTCCAGCGGCTCAGCGCCGGCAGCGGGGTACGGCACGTGGAGCGGAACGCGGGCCCGGCGCCGCTGCGGTTCGTGCAGATGTGGCTGACGCCGGCGGAGTTCGGCGGGGAGCCGTCGTACGAGGTGGTGCGCGGCATCCCCGACGACACGCCGTACGCGGTGCCGCGCGCGGAGGCGGTGTTCCATGTGCGGCGCCTGCCGGAGGGCGCGCGCACGGCGCTGCCGCTCGCCCCGTGGGTGTACGCGCACGTGGTGCGCGGCACCGTGCGGATCGCCGGCGAGCGGCTCGGCCCGGGGGACGCCGCCCGGATCGACGACGCGGAGGGACTGGACGCGGTGGCGGTCGGCGACGCGGAGTTCCTGGTGTGGGAGATGCACACCGAGCCGGTCTACGGCTGA
- a CDS encoding MerR family transcriptional regulator, translating to MTVVETAPVPLSLCLTPTPHPRPAGQDRYTISEVAEHTGLSAHTLRWYERIGLMPHVDRNHTGQRRFTNRDLDWLALVGKLRLTGMPVADMVRYAELVREGRHTYSAREELLTAHRDAVRQRIAELQSTLDVLDYKIDIYADARRASERA from the coding sequence ATGACCGTGGTCGAGACCGCGCCGGTGCCGTTGAGTCTGTGTCTGACGCCGACGCCGCACCCGCGGCCGGCCGGGCAGGACCGCTACACGATCAGTGAGGTCGCCGAGCACACCGGACTGTCGGCACACACCCTGCGCTGGTACGAGCGCATCGGGCTCATGCCGCACGTGGACCGCAACCACACCGGGCAGCGCCGCTTCACCAACCGCGATCTGGACTGGCTGGCCCTTGTCGGCAAGCTCCGGCTGACCGGGATGCCGGTCGCGGACATGGTCCGCTACGCCGAGCTGGTGCGGGAGGGGAGGCACACCTACTCCGCCCGCGAGGAACTGCTGACCGCGCACCGCGACGCGGTGCGGCAGCGGATCGCCGAGCTGCAGAGCACGCTCGACGTCCTCGACTACAAGATCGACATCTATGCTGACGCCCGCCGGGCGTCGGAGAGGGCCTGA
- the fabF gene encoding beta-ketoacyl-ACP synthase II, translating into MNSTNRTVVVTGIGATTPLGGDSASTWEALLAGRSGVGRLEEDWAAELPVQIAARVAVDPAGIIPRPQARKLDRSAQFALIAAREAWADAGFAGKAGEDGSVNPDRLGAVVASGIGGVTTLLDQYDVLREKGARKVSPHTVPMLMPNSPAANVGLEVGARAGVHTPVSACASGAEAIGYAIEMIRTGRADVVVAGGTEAAIHPLPIAAFGNMMAMSKSNDDPQGASRPYDVDRNGFVLGEGAGMIVLESAEHAAQRGARVYAEAVGQGVSADAHHITQPEPSGNGIAHALQNLLDSTDLKPAEVVHVNAHATSTPQGDIAEIKALRKVFGDDVDHMAISATKSMTGHLLGGAGGVETVASILALYHRVAPPTINITNLDPEADADIVRDEPRPLPQQGTIAALNDSFGFGGHNVVLALRTV; encoded by the coding sequence GTGAACTCGACCAATCGCACCGTGGTCGTCACCGGTATCGGCGCAACCACACCGCTGGGTGGCGACAGCGCATCGACCTGGGAGGCCCTGCTGGCCGGACGCTCCGGCGTCGGCCGGCTGGAGGAGGACTGGGCGGCCGAGCTGCCCGTCCAGATCGCCGCGCGGGTCGCGGTGGACCCGGCCGGGATCATTCCGCGGCCGCAGGCCCGCAAGCTGGACCGCTCGGCCCAGTTCGCGCTGATCGCCGCCCGCGAGGCATGGGCCGACGCCGGCTTCGCCGGCAAGGCGGGCGAGGACGGTTCGGTGAACCCGGACCGGCTCGGCGCCGTCGTCGCCTCCGGTATCGGCGGCGTGACCACGCTGCTCGACCAGTACGACGTGCTGCGCGAGAAGGGCGCCCGCAAGGTCTCCCCGCACACCGTGCCGATGCTGATGCCCAACAGCCCGGCGGCCAACGTCGGCCTGGAGGTCGGCGCCCGCGCGGGCGTGCACACCCCGGTCAGCGCCTGCGCGTCGGGCGCCGAGGCCATCGGCTACGCCATCGAGATGATCCGCACCGGCCGCGCCGACGTGGTCGTCGCGGGCGGCACGGAGGCGGCCATCCACCCGCTGCCGATCGCCGCGTTCGGCAACATGATGGCGATGTCCAAGAGCAACGACGACCCGCAGGGCGCCTCGCGTCCGTACGACGTCGACCGCAACGGCTTCGTCCTCGGTGAGGGCGCGGGCATGATCGTGCTGGAGTCGGCGGAGCACGCCGCACAGCGCGGTGCGCGGGTCTACGCCGAGGCCGTCGGCCAGGGCGTCTCGGCCGACGCCCACCACATCACGCAGCCCGAGCCGTCCGGCAACGGCATCGCGCACGCGCTCCAGAACCTGCTGGACTCCACCGACCTCAAGCCCGCCGAGGTCGTGCACGTCAACGCGCACGCGACCTCGACCCCGCAGGGCGACATCGCGGAGATCAAGGCGCTGCGCAAGGTGTTCGGCGACGACGTCGACCACATGGCGATCTCCGCCACGAAGTCCATGACCGGCCACCTGCTGGGTGGCGCGGGCGGTGTGGAGACCGTCGCGTCGATCCTGGCCCTGTACCACCGGGTGGCCCCGCCGACGATCAACATCACCAACCTGGACCCGGAGGCGGACGCGGACATCGTGCGCGATGAGCCCCGCCCGCTGCCGCAGCAGGGCACGATCGCGGCGCTGAACGACTCGTTCGGCTTCGGCGGCCACAACGTGGTGCTGGCGCTGCGTACCGTCTGA